The proteins below are encoded in one region of Engraulis encrasicolus isolate BLACKSEA-1 chromosome 1, IST_EnEncr_1.0, whole genome shotgun sequence:
- the si:ch211-69b7.6 gene encoding neuroblast differentiation-associated protein AHNAK isoform X1: MTRHHRSKSFSDSLLLEDDGKGGVVVAGIKGDPTTSQGLKEGDEIVGATINFDDLKKDEILDILKLIEPYNDKIQVLTKEASKSMGNLDRLVKAPQEMLTDSYSKLFNNKVKKFLKDSPSSEASTRNSSPQGLPEGSKAETEPARDDTSLDLGIDLPSLNGNLTVESLLEAAKGKRKSKEPATDVKDPNISADPNIDGIASQTPEKTLTPEVSLPQVDVEVPGEISGGFLVDLSSDISASPPNIVGDKSPASSNLDISLPKFDVESPEARVKLTDDIQVPSSNIELDVNAEGNALDADVALPNVNVHIPSKSKSKPKRKSKSRLKAPELDLDTPSGYEYKSTGVPDLNLDVPSAYKYVPAALPDLNLDVTSAYNYVPEGLPDLNVDMPSAYQYTSRKLAKEMPTLNIASPKTKKKLKTPKLKTEGSKADLSVPTAEIDLKVPGIDADTELPNIPSLSKGSTLDIGGGIDLNTKSPKLTSELDLPNLSGPQPELEINVPDAEGPSGKFKMPKFKLPKFSFSGLKSPNTAVDGSLSTPDATISSPKLKVKGPKTDINLPNLNVDTDTKLDVSLPNADLDMPSAKLPKFKKPKVDLSAPDVDIDGPSGKLKMPKFGLSGTLPKGPEADLKMPDLNLSGPKLKGDLSVPDADVRIGKPDLNSPELDLKAPDLDINAPSGTLKMPKFKMPKFSLSGLKGPDVDVDANLDGPDLKGEFKTPKLSSPNLKLKGPKLDVDMPNANLDMPSPKLPKLKKPKVDLSAPDFDIDGPSGKLKMPKFGFSGTLPKGPDADMKMPDLNLSGPKLKGDISVPDADIHLGKPDLKGPEFDLKAPNLDIDSPSGTLKMPKFKMPKFSLPGLKGPDVDIDGGLDGPDLKGEFKTPKLSSPNLKLKSPKLDVDIPNANLDMPSAKLPKLKKPKVDFSAPDFDIDGPSGKLKMPDLNLSGPKLKGDLSVPDADIHLGKPDLKGPELDLKAPNLDIDSPSGTLKMPKFKMPKFSLPGLKGPDVDVDGGLDGPDLSVSPPKIGAALDAPNVDFKLPKGTLKGPKADIDLPDADIGKPSGKFKWPTFKMPDFGLSGPKVKGPDYELNTPDIDVSAPKFKGEFKSPKLGSPNLKLKSPKLDVDMPNANLDMPSAKLPKLKKPKVDLSAPDFDIDGPSGKLKMPKFGLSGTLPKGPEADMKMPNLNLSGPKLKGDLSIPDADIHLAKPDLKGPELDLKAPNLDIDSPYGTLKMPKFKMPKFSLSGLKGPDVDVDGGLDAPDLKGEFKTPKLSSPNLKLKSPKLDVDMPNANLDMPSAKLPKLKKPKVDLSAPDFDIDGPSGKLKMPDLNLSGPKLKGDLSVPDADIHFWKPDLKGPELDLKAPNLDIDSPSGTLKMPKFKMPKFSLPGLKGPDVDVDGGLDGPDLSVSPSKIGAALDVPDVDVKLPKGTLKGPKADIDLPDADIGKPSGKFKWPTFKMPDFGLSGPKVKGPELNTPGIDVSAPKFKGEIKAPKLSSPNLKLKSPKLDVDVPNGDLDMPSVKLPKLKKPNVDLSAPDVDIDGPSGKLKMPKFGFSGTLPKGSIDGPDVNITAPNADLNMPSAKLPKLKKPNVDLSAPDVDIDGPSGKLKMPKFGFSGTLPKGSIDGPDVNITAPNADLNMPSAKLPKLKKPKVDLTAPDVDIDGPSGKLKMPKFGLSGTLPKGSIDGPDVSIKAPNADLNMPTGKLSKVKKPKVDLSDPKFGLSGTLPKGSIDGPDVDIKAPKAHLKGPKADMDFPDFTLGKGSNLSLSGPKMKGPDLDLGSSDVDLSAPKGKGHIKMPKLSHPDVTFKNPNLDVGVPDLDVGAGKLPKVRKPKLGIDVPSGKLEMPEVGFSGNSPRGSKVDLSMGINGKMPEGQAQLSGSTLDLKMPDLDIDAPFGKPTTSARNSPKVDARGSALDLDADLTVRPSKKTKGRASYPVSKDTLDAKVSLPGLPPPRDRVLTLPQSSVSVIKPDIHLQKNNRPKSMEFLDAVGIDLERSRTLKGKRELYDGKLNKTVEIQATDVDLEVPEESLKGSSLTYLLTLI; encoded by the exons ATG ACGAGGCACCACAGATCTAAAAGCTTCTCGGACAGCCTACTGCTGGAGGACGATGGGAAAGGGGGTGTGGTCGTTGCCGGCATCAAAGGTGATCCTACCACCAGTCAGGGACTCAAAGAAG GAGACGAAATTGTTGGTGCCACCATCAACTTTGATGACTTGAAAAAAGATGAAATCCTTGACATATTGAAGCTCATTGAGCCATACAATGACAAGATTCAAGTGCTCACGAAGGAGGCCAGCAAAAGCATGGGCAACCTGGACCGCTTAGTCAAAGCTCCACAGGAG ATGCTGACGGATTCATACAGCAAGCTTTTCAATAATAAAGTGAAGAAATTCCTGAAAGACAGTCCATCTTCAGAGGCCTCAACCAGGAATTCATCTCCACAAGGCCTCCCAGAGGGGTCGAAAGCCGAAACGGAACCCGCAAGAGACGACACTTCTCTTGACCTGGGCATTGACTTGCCCTCTTTGAATGGTAACCTGACAGTTGAAAGCTTGCTTGAAGCGGCGAAAGGGAAGCGAAAATCCAAAGAGCCAGCAACTGATGTCAAGGATCCGAACATTTCTGCAGACCCAAATATTGATGGGATTGCTTCACAAACACCAGAAAAGACCTTGACACCAGAAGTGTCTTTACCTCAAGTTGATGTAGAAGTACCTGGTGAAATAAGTGGAGGGTTTTTGGTAGATTTGTCTTCAGACATCAGCGCATCACCTCCAAACATTGTAGGGGACAAAAGTCCTGCGTCTTCCAATCTTGACATCAGTCTTCCGAAGTTTGATGTTGAAAGTCCTGAGGCAAGAGTTAAGTTGACAGATGACATACAGGTTCCAAGTTCCAACATCGAACTGGATGTCAATGCAGAGGGTAATGCCTTGGATGCTGACGTTGCCCTACCTAATGTCAATGTCCACATCCCATCAAAAAGCAAGAGCAAACCTAAAAGGAAGTCAAAGAGTAGGCTGAAAGCACCAGAGCTAGATCTTGATACTCCCTCAGGTTATGAGTATAAGTCAACTGGGGTACCTGACCTGAACCTTGATGTTCCCTCTGCTTATAAATATGTCCCAGCTGCATTGCCAGATCTGAACCTTGATGTCACTTCAGCATACAACTACGTCCCAGAAGGTCTACCAGACCTTAATGTCGATATGCCCTCTGCATATCAATACACGTCAAGGAAGCTGGCCAAGGAAATGCCAACTTTAAACATTGCAAGtcccaaaacaaagaaaaaattgaAAACACCAAAATTAAAAACTGAAGGTTCAAAAGCTGATCTGTCAGTTCCCACAGCTGAAATTGACCTGAAAGTACCTGGCATAGATGCAGATACAGAACTGCCCAATATCCCCTCACTGTCCAAAGGATCAACTCTGGACATTGGTGGAGGAATAGATCTTAATACCAAGTCACCTAAATTGACAAGTGAGCTTGATTTGCCAAACCTGAGTGGACCCCAACCAGAACTAGAAATCAATGTCCCAGACGCTGAAGGTCCATCTGgaaaattcaaaatgccaaagttTAAACTACCCAAATTCAGTTTTTCTGGCTTAAAATCACCAAACACGGCAGTGGATGGAAGTCTAAGCACACCTGATGCAACAATTTCATCACCCAAGCTAAAAGTGAAAGGTCCAAAAACAGATATCAATTTACCTAATTTAAATGTTGATACAGATACTAAACTAGATGTTAGTCTCCCCAATGCAGATTTAGATATGCCTAGTGCCAAACTTCCAAAGTTTAAGAAACCAAAGGTAGATCTGTCCGCTCCAGATGTCGACATTGATGGCCCATCTGGAAAACTGAAGATGCCTAAATTTGGTCTATCAGGAACGTTGCCAAAAGGGCCAGAGGCTGACCTGAAAATGCCAGATCTGAATCTCAGTGGACCAAAGTTGAAAGGGGACCTCAGTGTTCCGGATGCAGATGTACGCATTGGAAAACCCGACCTTAATAGTCCTGAATTAGACCTCAAGGCTCCTGATTTGGACATTAATGCTCCGTCTGGGACACTGAAAATgccaaaattcaaaatgccaaaattTAGTCTTTCAGGACTGAAAGGTCCAGATGTTGATGTGGATGCCAACCTAGATGGACCTGATCTCAAAGGAGAATTTAAAACTCCAAAACTGAGTTCCCCAAATCTAAAACTGAAAGGTCCAAAGCTAGATGTTGACATGCCCAATGCCAACTTAGATATGCCAAGTCCCAAACTACCAAAACTGAAGAAACCAAAGGTAGATCTTTCAGCTCCAGATTTTGACATTGATGGCCCATCTGGAAAACTCAAAATGCCAAAATTTGGTTTCTCAGGGACATTGCCGAAAGGGCCAGACGCTGACATGAAAATGCCAGATCTGAATCTCAGTGGTCCAAAGCTGAAAGGAGACATCAGTGTTCCTGATGCAGACATACATCTTGGGAAACCTGACCTTAAAGGTCCTGAATTTGACCTCAAGGCTCCCAATTTGGACATCGATTCTCCATCTGGGACACTGAAAATgccaaaattcaaaatgccaaagttTAGTCTTCCAGGACTGAAAGGTCCAGATGTTGATATAGACGGAGGTCTAGATGGACCCGATCTCAAAGGAGAATTTAAAACTCCAAAACTGAGTTCCCCAAATCTAAAACTGAAAAGTCCAAAACTAGATGTTGACATCCCTAATGCCAACTTGGATATGCCAAGTGCCAAACTACCAAAACTGAAGAAACCAAAGGTAGATTTTTCAGCTCCAGATTTTGACATTGATGGTCCatctggaaaactgaaaatgccAGACCTGAATCTCAGTGGACCAAAGCTGAAAGGGGACCTTAGTGTTCCTGATGCAGACATACATCTTGGGAAACCTGACCTTAAGGGTCCTGAATTAGACCTCAAGGCTCCCAATTTGGACATCGATTCTCCATCTGGGACACTGAAAATgccaaaattcaaaatgccaaaattTAGTCTTCCAGGACTGAAAGGTCCAGATGTTGATGTGGATGGTGGTCTAGATGGACCTGATCTCAGTGTTTCACCACCCAAAATTGGAGCAGCATTAGATGCGCCTAATGTGGATTTTAAACTTCCAAAAGGGACGCTAAAAGGTCCCAAAGCAGATATAGACTTACCTGACGCTGATATAGGCAAGCCATCTGGTAAATTTAAATGGCCTACATTTAAAATGCCAGACTTCGGCCTCTCAGGACCAAAGGTTAAAGGGCCGGACTATGAACTCAATACTCCAGACATAGACGTCTCTGCTCCAAAATTCAAAGGAGAATTTAAAAGTCCAAAGCTGGGTTCCCCAAATCTAAAACTGAAAAGTCCAAAGCTAGATGTTGACATGCCTAACGCCAACTTAGATATGCCAAGTGCCAAACTACCAAAACTGAAGAAACCAAAAGTAGATCTTTCCGCTCCAGATTTTGACATTGATGGCCCatctggaaaactgaaaatgccAAAATTTGGTCTATCAGGAACGTTGCCAAAAGGGCCAGAGGCTGACATGAAAATGCCAAATCTGAATCTCAGTGGACCAAAGCTGAAAGGGGACCTTAGTATTCCTGATGCAGACATACATCTTGCGAAACCTGACCTTAAAGGTCCTGAATTAGACCTCAAGGCTCCCAATTTGGACATTGATTCTCCATATGGGACACTAAAAATgccaaaattcaaaatgccaaagttTAGTCTTTCAGGACTGAAAGGTCCAGATGTCGATGTGGATGGCGGTCTAGATGCACCCGATCTCAAAGGAGAATTCAAAACTCCAAAACTCAGTTCCCCAAATCTAAAACTGAAAAGTCCAAAATTAGATGTTGACATGCCTAATGCCAACTTAGATATGCCAAGTGCCAAACTACCAAAACTGAAGAAACCAAAAGTAGATCTTTCCGCTCCAGATTTTGACATTGATGGTCCatctggaaaactgaaaatgccAGATCTGAATCTCAGTGGTCCAAAGCTGAAAGGAGACCTCAGTGTTCCTGATGcagatatacatttttggaaaccTGACCTTAAGGGTCCTGAATTAGACCTCAAGGCTCCCAATTTGGACATCGATTCTCCGTCTGGGACACTGAAAATGCCAAAGTTCAAAATGCCAAAATTTAGTCTTCCAGGACTGAAAGGTCCAGATGTTGATGTGGATGGCGGTCTAGACGGACCCGATCTCAGTGTTTCACCGTCCAAAATTGGAGCAGCATTAGATGTGCCTGATGTGGATGTTAAACTTCCAAAAGGGACGCTAAAAGGTCCTAAAGCAGATATAGACTTACCTGACGCTGATATAGGCAAGCCATCTGGTAAATTTAAATGGCCTACATTTAAAATGCCCGACTTTGGCCTCTCAGGACCAAAGGTTAAAGGGCCTGAACTCAATACTCCAGGTATAGACGTCTCTGCTCCAAAATTCAAAGGAGAAATTAAAGCTCCAAAACTGAGTTCCCCAAATCTAAAACTGAAAAGTCCAAAGCTAGATGTTGATGTACCTAATGGTGACTTAGATATGCCTAGTGTCAAACTACCAAAATTGAAGAAACCAAATGTAGATCTTTCCGCTCCAGATGTTGACATTGATGGTCCATCTGGAAAACTGAAGATGCCTAAATTCGGTTTCTCTGGGACGTTGCCAAAAGGGTCAATTGATGGTCCTGACGTGAATATTACAGCTCCTAATGCAGACTTAAATATGCCAAGTGCCAAACTACCAAAATTGAAGAAACCAAATGTAGATCTTTCCGCTCCAGATGTTGACATTGATGGTCCATCTGGAAAACTGAAGATGCCTAAATTCGGTTTCTCTGGGACGTTGCCAAAAGGGTCAATTGATGGTCCTGACGTGAATATTACAGCTCCTAATGCAGACTTAAATATGCCAAGTGCCAAACTACCAAAATTGAAGAAACCAAAGGTAGATCTTACAGCTCCAGATGTTGACATTGATGGTCCATCTGGAAAACTGAAGATGCCTAAATTTGGTCTGTCAGGGACATTGCCAAAAGGGTCAATTGATGGACCTGATGTGAGCATTAAAGCTCCTAATGCAGACTTAAATATGCCTACCGGTAAACTCTCAAAGGTAAAGAAACCCAAAGTTGATCTTTCAGATCCTAAATTTGGTCTTTCGGGAACATTACCAAAAGGATCGATAGATGGACCTGATGTGGACATTAAAGCCCCCAAAGCACATCTGAAAGGTCCCAAAGCAGATATGGACTTTCCAGATTTTACTTTGGGTAAGGGTTCTAACTTGAGCCTCTCAGGACCAAAGATGAAAGGGCCTGACCTTGACCTTGGCTCTTCAGATGTAGACctctctgcccccaaaggcaaaGGACACATCAAAATGCCAAAACTGAGTCACCCAGATGTTACATTCAAAAATCCTAATCTAGATGTCGGTGTGCCAGATTTAGATGTAGGTGCTGGCAAGCTTCCAAAAGTTAGAAAACCCAAATTGGGCATCGATGTGCCATCTGGAAAGCTGGAAATGCCAGAAGTTGGTTTCTCTGGGAACTCACCCAGAGGGTCTAAGGTTGACCTTTCAATGGGAATCAATGGGAAGATGCCAGAAGGCCAAGCACAACTGTCAGGCTCAACGCTTGACCTCAAAATGCCAGATCTTGACATTGATGCCCCCTTTGGTAAGCCCACAACTTCAGCACGCAATTCTCCAAAAGTAGACGCAAGAGGGTCTGCCCTCGACTTGGATGCGGACTTGACAGTTCGACCCTCCAAGAAGACAAAAGGCAGAGCAAGCTATCCAGTCAGTAAAGACACGTTAGATGCTAAAGTTTCTCTACCGGGTTTGCCTCCTCCTCGAGACAGGGTGTTGACTCTTCCACAGTCCAGTGTCAGTGTCATCAAGCCCGACATACACCTACAGAAAAATAATCGGCCCAAATCAATGGAGTTTCTAGACGCGGTTGGCATTGACTTAGAGAGGTCGCGCACACTGAAGGGCAAGAGAGAGCTTTATGATGGAAAATTAAACAAAACAGTGGAAATACAAGCCACAGATGTCGATCTGGAAGTCCCAGAGGAATCACTGAAAGGCTCTAGCTTAACCTATCTGCTCACTCTAATATGA